A single Thiohalobacter thiocyanaticus DNA region contains:
- a CDS encoding ParB/RepB/Spo0J family partition protein produces MATKKRGLGRGLDALLGSSAKGAATKRKPPTAAPDEAAGTPQAPEREGLRELPVDLIQRGKYQPRQDMHTESLQDLADSIRAQGVVQPIVVRPIEHSGNQTRYEIIAGERRWRAAQLAGLQEIPAVVREVPDRAAIAMALIENIQRENLNPMEEARALQRLLQEFELTHQQAAEAVGRSRTSVTNLLRLLELNEDVRQLVEAGKLEMGHARALLGVSGTIQSELARAVTSRGLSVRETERLVKRQQTEPAHGGRPAAPAADPNTRRLEQDLAERLGAAVKLQAGRGGKGKLVISFNSLDELDGILDHIK; encoded by the coding sequence ATGGCAACGAAGAAACGGGGACTGGGACGCGGACTGGATGCGCTGCTGGGCAGCAGCGCCAAGGGGGCCGCGACGAAGCGCAAGCCGCCCACGGCGGCCCCGGACGAAGCGGCCGGGACGCCCCAGGCGCCTGAGCGCGAGGGCCTGCGCGAATTGCCGGTGGATCTGATTCAGCGCGGCAAGTACCAGCCCCGCCAGGACATGCATACCGAGAGCCTGCAGGATCTGGCCGACTCCATCCGTGCCCAGGGCGTGGTCCAACCCATCGTGGTACGCCCGATCGAGCACAGCGGGAATCAGACCCGCTACGAGATCATCGCCGGCGAGCGCCGCTGGCGCGCGGCCCAGCTGGCCGGCCTGCAGGAGATCCCGGCGGTGGTGCGCGAGGTGCCCGACCGTGCCGCCATCGCCATGGCGCTGATCGAGAATATCCAGCGCGAGAACCTCAACCCGATGGAGGAGGCGCGCGCCCTGCAGCGTCTGCTGCAGGAATTCGAGCTGACGCACCAGCAGGCCGCAGAGGCCGTGGGCCGGTCACGCACCTCGGTGACCAACCTCCTGCGCCTGCTCGAGCTGAACGAGGACGTGCGCCAGCTGGTCGAGGCGGGCAAGCTGGAGATGGGCCATGCCCGCGCCCTGCTCGGCGTCAGTGGCACGATCCAGAGCGAACTGGCCCGGGCTGTAACCAGCCGCGGCCTGTCGGTGCGCGAGACCGAGCGCCTGGTCAAGCGCCAGCAGACCGAGCCGGCACACGGCGGCCGCCCGGCGGCACCGGCGGCCGATCCCAATACGCGGCGCCTGGAACAGGACCTGGCCGAGCGCCTGGGCGCGGCAGTGAAACTCCAGGCCGGGCGCGGCGGCAAGGGCAAGCTGGTGATCAGTTTCAACAGCCTGGACGAACTCGACGGGATCCTCGATCACATCAAGTGA